A section of the Acanthochromis polyacanthus isolate Apoly-LR-REF ecotype Palm Island chromosome 1, KAUST_Apoly_ChrSc, whole genome shotgun sequence genome encodes:
- the LOC110968993 gene encoding GTPase IMAP family member 9-like: protein MSGLNDQGYKGASDVNERRIVLVGKTGVGKSAAGNTILGREAFESDLSPSSLTAECQKAKGVIDGRKVAVIDTPGLFDTNFTQEEVLNRIKMCISLSAPGPHAFLVVLQLGRFTQEEKETVKMIQTTFGEDAAKYTMVLFTHGDQLKNQTIEGFISESPDLKVLIKTCYNRYHVVNNEIKDAQQTSELLDKIEKMTMANGGSYYTNAMFMKAEAAIEKEKERLLKEMENQRQKELDELRAKYAGMNSGRAYYREEKWVHMRYEHEARSRAEKSNEFTSAPTIAIATACGAAIGGVLGIAAGPLGLAVGVAAGAAVGASVGAIVVRVSDRCNVQ, encoded by the exons ATGAGTGGGCTAAATGATCAAG GGTACAAAGGCGCCTCAGATGTGAACGAAAGGAGGATTGTTCTGGTTGGGAAGACTGGAGTGGGGAAGAGCGCAGCAGGAAACACCATCCTCGGGAGAGAAGCCTTCGAGTCAGACCTGTCTCCATCTTCACTGACGGCTGAATGCCAGAAAGCCAAAGGAGTCATTGATGGTCGAAAAGTTGCCGTTATCGACACTCCGGGGCTGTTTGACACAAATTTCACCCAAGAAGAAGTGTTGAATAGGATCAAGATGTGTatctctctgtctgctcctggTCCTCATGCCTTCCTGGTGGTTCTTCAACTGGGCAGGTTCACCCAGGAAGAGAAGGAAACGGTCAAGATGATTCAGACCACTTTTGGTGAAGATGCAGCCAAATACACAATGGTGCTGTTCACACATGGAGACCAGCTGAAGAACCAAACCATTGAGGGCTTTATTTCAGAGAGTCCTGACCTGAAAGTTCTCATTAAAACATGTTACAATAGATATCACGTTGTTAACAATGAAATCAAAGATGCCCAACAAACCAGTGAGCTCCTGGACAAAATTGAGAAGATGACCATGGCTAACGGTGGAAGCTACTACACCAATGCAATGTTCATGAAAGCAGAGGCAGCCatagagaaggagaaagagcgACTTCTAAAGGAGATGGAAaaccagagacagaaagagcTGGATGAACTGAGAGCCAAATATGCAGGAATGAATTCAGGAAGGGCCTACTACAGGGAGGAGAAGTGGGTGCATATGAGATACGAGCATGAAGCTAGATCTCGAGCCGAAAAATCAAACGAGTTCACCTCAGCACCAACAATTGCTATAGCAACCGCCTGCGGTGCTGCCATTGGAGGCGTGCTTGGAATTGCAGCAGGTCCACTCGGTTTGGCAGTTGGAGTTGCAGCTGGAGCAGCTGTTGGAGCTTCTGTTGGCGCTATAGTAGTGAGAGTCTCAGATCGCTGCAATGTGCAATAA